One Amycolatopsis tolypomycina DNA segment encodes these proteins:
- a CDS encoding DinB family protein: MAVNWTKELTDQLDFHWQVHTRPKLAGLTDEEYLWEPVAGCWTVRPRKSDDEPGTGPFTIDFAYPEPAPPPVTTIAWRLNHVLVGVLGARIAAHFGGAPAAYDTYPYPGTAAEALEQLDGFYAQWVAGVRSLDEEAMARPCGPAEGPYGKYPMTTLVLHINREMIHHCAEVLLLRDLYRSR; encoded by the coding sequence ATGGCTGTGAACTGGACGAAGGAACTGACCGACCAGCTCGACTTCCACTGGCAGGTGCACACGCGCCCGAAGCTCGCGGGCCTCACCGACGAGGAATACCTCTGGGAGCCGGTCGCCGGGTGCTGGACCGTGCGGCCGCGGAAGTCCGACGACGAACCCGGCACGGGCCCGTTCACCATCGACTTCGCCTACCCGGAGCCGGCACCCCCGCCGGTCACGACGATCGCCTGGCGGCTCAACCACGTCCTCGTCGGCGTGCTGGGCGCGCGGATCGCGGCGCACTTCGGCGGCGCGCCGGCGGCCTACGACACCTACCCGTACCCGGGAACGGCCGCGGAAGCGCTGGAGCAGCTCGACGGGTTCTACGCGCAGTGGGTCGCCGGTGTGCGGTCACTCGACGAGGAGGCCATGGCCCGGCCGTGCGGCCCGGCGGAGGGGCCGTACGGGAAGTACCCGATGACGACGCTGGTGCTGCACATCAACCGGGAGATGATCCACCACTGCGCCGAGGTGCTACTGCTGCGCGACCTGTACCGGAGCCGGTAG
- a CDS encoding rhomboid family intramembrane serine protease: protein MTTRATSRNPFAALAPVRRRPYLTAAVFAVTLACGIAQLVHPPLYDAMHRDAARIDAGQWYRLLTGMFFQDGWGFGLTSNLVWLAVFGTLAERVFGRARWLVLYFGCGLFGQVMSYLWLNPVGAGNSMCTTGLIGGLAAVVMVASRRYGVVLPVQFRTMAFAVPVLAVADTVVHDNHGLPALLGIGLGFLLLPAPVQVAQQ, encoded by the coding sequence ATGACCACGCGCGCCACATCCCGCAACCCGTTCGCGGCCCTCGCCCCGGTGCGCCGCCGGCCGTACCTGACCGCCGCGGTGTTCGCCGTGACGCTCGCCTGCGGGATCGCGCAGCTGGTCCACCCGCCCCTGTACGACGCGATGCACCGCGACGCGGCCCGCATCGACGCCGGCCAGTGGTACCGGTTGCTCACCGGCATGTTCTTCCAGGACGGGTGGGGGTTCGGCCTGACGTCGAACCTGGTCTGGCTGGCGGTGTTCGGCACGCTCGCCGAGCGCGTCTTCGGCCGTGCTCGCTGGCTCGTCCTGTACTTCGGCTGCGGCCTGTTCGGCCAGGTCATGAGCTACCTCTGGCTCAACCCCGTCGGCGCGGGCAACTCGATGTGCACCACCGGCCTGATCGGCGGCCTGGCTGCCGTCGTCATGGTGGCTTCGCGCCGCTACGGCGTGGTGCTGCCCGTCCAGTTCCGGACCATGGCCTTCGCGGTGCCCGTGCTGGCCGTCGCCGACACGGTCGTCCACGACAACCACGGCCTCCCCGCCCTGCTCGGCATCGGCCTGGGCTTCCTGCTGCTACCGGCTCCGGTACAGGTCGCGCAGCAGTAG